The following proteins come from a genomic window of Anticarsia gemmatalis isolate Benzon Research Colony breed Stoneville strain chromosome 25, ilAntGemm2 primary, whole genome shotgun sequence:
- the LOC142983985 gene encoding trypsin-1-like, producing MYNFFIITFILFHYLIPAQFEKYDVLLIPVQKIPIKAKNVIYPTLTRQRHTSRLKKNFDRLDVESYEELTEAPDVDNFDYLNKEREGREGERAGESRDETDSSYARDKIVGGIEVDINLYPYHVAYGTNCGGAIIDKKWVLTAGHCGKKPYVRMGSKYINQGKKVTVKKSHIHPQWGAKKKDHPFDYDFQLLELSEPLKFDENVQPIKIAHIEDMVIGKVITVTGWGNTEENGPYANVLRAVRVPIIAKEHCQNVPFPYFRGTLTPRMFCAGFSEGKKDACQGDSGGPAVAYDRLLGMVSFGYGCATPGSYGVYSKVAKVRSWVEETTGIKFD from the exons atgtataacttttttattatcacttttattttatttcattatttaataccGGCACAATTCGAAA AATACGACGTATTATTAATACCAGTACAAAAAATACCGATCAAAGCGAAAAATGTGATTTATCCGACACTTACGAGACAACGGCATACGAGTAGATTAAAAAAGAATTTCGACCGGCTTGATGTAGAATCTTATGAAGAATTGACTGAAGCCCCTGATGTTGATAACTTTGACTATCTGAATAAAGAAAGGGAGGGGAGGGAGGGAGAAAGGGCTGGGGAGTCAAGAGATGAGACAGACTCCAGTTACGCGAGGGACAAGATTGTTGGTGGTATAGAAGTTGATATCAATTTGTATCCGTACCATGTGGCATATGGGACTAATTGTGGAGGAGCTATTATTGATAAGAAGTGGGTGCTCACTGCTGGACATTGTGG aaagaagCCCTACGTGCGAATGGGCTCAAAATACATCAACCAGGGTAAGAAAGTGACGGTCAAGAAGAGTCACATTCACCCCCAATGGGGGGCGAAGAAGAAAGACCACCCCTTCGACTACGACTTCCAACTCCTCGAGCTGAGCGAACCACTGAAATTTGACGAGAATGTACAGCCTATTAAGATAGCACATATCGAAGATATGGTCATTGGGAAGGTGATTACTGTTACTGGATGGGGCAATACTGaagaaaat ggCCCATACGCTAATGTACTTCGAGCCGTTCGAGTTCCTATCATAGCTAAGGAGCACTGTCAAAACGTACCATTCCCATACTTCAGAGGCACGTTAACTCCGAGAATGTTCTGCGCTGGGTTCTCAGAAGGGAAGAAAGATGCCTGTCAG GGTGACTCCGGGGGTCCAGCAGTGGCATACGACCGTCTCTTAGGCATGGTCTCCTTCGGCTACGGTTGCGCAACTCCTGGCTCCTACGGGGTCTACAGCAAGGTCGCCAAGGTCAGGTCTTGGGTGGAAGAAACCACCGGCATCAAGTTCGATTAG